The Phycisphaerae bacterium genome window below encodes:
- a CDS encoding sigma-54-dependent Fis family transcriptional regulator, translated as MTVRVLIVEDEKLIRWSLRQKLEARDYAVVDVEDGGSAIAELEKGPFDLILVDYKLPDMTGLDVLRKVRETDRDVVVIMMTAFSSIESAVDAMKLGAYDYVTKPFDMEHLLRTVEKALETTKLRREVRELRRHLEHDFGYHRIIGHHACMLELFDIIDRVARSGASTVFLRGESGTGKDLIARVIHYNSDRAPKPFMNITCTALSEPLLESELFGHEKGAFTDARQTKKGLFELSDGGTIFLDEVGDMPPGLQAKLLRFLEDRTFRRVGGTTEISVDVRVIAATNRDIDRAIAEGHFRSDLMFRLNVISIRLPPLRERGEDVKLLTQHFVTEFAQEFKKPITRVHDAAYRKLMEYSWPGNVREIRNVIERAVLLCRGDTIGPNDLVLGSGEEPLHGSDGLFMLPADGIDLRELENSLIKQALARTSNNQTKAARLLNLSRDAFRYRLEKLGLL; from the coding sequence ATGACTGTTCGCGTACTGATTGTCGAGGACGAGAAGCTCATCCGCTGGTCGCTCCGGCAGAAGCTGGAAGCGCGTGACTATGCCGTTGTGGATGTCGAAGATGGAGGTTCGGCGATCGCCGAGCTGGAGAAGGGGCCGTTTGACCTGATCCTGGTGGACTACAAGCTTCCGGACATGACCGGGCTGGACGTGCTCCGCAAGGTCCGGGAAACGGACCGGGACGTGGTGGTGATCATGATGACGGCGTTTTCGAGTATTGAGAGCGCCGTGGATGCCATGAAGCTCGGCGCGTACGACTACGTGACCAAGCCCTTTGATATGGAGCATCTGCTCCGCACGGTGGAAAAAGCCCTGGAGACGACCAAGCTGCGCCGGGAGGTGCGCGAGCTGCGCCGTCACCTGGAGCACGATTTCGGGTACCACCGCATCATCGGGCACCACGCCTGCATGCTGGAGTTGTTCGATATCATCGACCGCGTTGCCCGCAGCGGGGCGTCCACCGTGTTTCTGCGCGGCGAATCGGGTACGGGTAAGGACCTCATCGCGCGGGTGATCCATTACAATTCCGATCGGGCGCCCAAGCCGTTCATGAACATCACGTGCACGGCGCTTTCGGAGCCGCTGCTGGAGAGCGAGCTTTTCGGACACGAGAAGGGGGCATTCACGGATGCCCGTCAGACAAAGAAGGGCCTGTTCGAACTGTCCGACGGGGGCACCATTTTTCTCGACGAAGTGGGTGATATGCCTCCGGGGCTTCAGGCGAAGCTGCTGCGTTTTCTCGAGGACCGGACATTCCGTCGCGTGGGGGGGACGACCGAAATCTCCGTGGACGTGCGGGTGATCGCCGCCACGAATCGGGACATCGATCGAGCCATCGCGGAGGGCCACTTCCGCAGCGACCTGATGTTCCGCCTGAACGTGATTTCCATCCGGCTTCCTCCGCTCCGCGAGCGCGGCGAGGACGTGAAGCTGCTGACGCAGCATTTCGTGACCGAATTTGCGCAGGAGTTCAAGAAGCCCATCACGCGGGTTCACGATGCGGCGTATCGCAAGCTCATGGAGTACTCCTGGCCGGGCAACGTCCGCGAGATCCGCAACGTAATCGAGCGCGCCGTGCTGCTCTGCCGGGGCGACACGATCGGTCCGAATGATCTGGTGCTGGGCAGCGGGGAGGAACCGCTTCACGGTTCAGACGGGCTGTTCATGCTGCCGGCCGATGGAATCGACCTGCGTGAACTGGAAAACAGCCTCATCAAGCAGGCGCTGGCGCGGACATCCAACAACCAGACCAAGGCCGCCCGGCTGCTCAACCTCAGTCGGGATGCATTCCGCTATCGTCTGGAGAAGCTCGGTCTCCTGTGA